Proteins from a genomic interval of Phycisphaerae bacterium:
- a CDS encoding DNRLRE domain-containing protein yields the protein MFRPAPIRAPSPVSVLVATIFGAVVPSISSAHGLIAADLFSPSTSLGRQAVASATLAPSMDNTLYDDAEGDASNGGGSAMFAGRNSASTYSARRALLAFDVSAAIPTGSTIESVTLTLFNDAANTSPQVISLHRIDQSWGEGTTIAGGGQGSGAPAAPGDATWTHRLYGSDLWTTPGGDFAPTASTFAIVAEEGFYSWPSTASLVADVQSFLDNPSGNFGWILLGNENEASSSKRFATREAADPALRPILTIEFVPEPSCVGWLFVLLLVRSRRPQRRLIRRNASCPLNSPVTRSSHVGSG from the coding sequence ATGTTTCGTCCTGCACCGATCCGCGCCCCTTCCCCGGTCTCCGTCTTGGTGGCCACGATCTTCGGGGCCGTCGTCCCAAGCATCAGTTCGGCTCACGGTCTCATCGCCGCGGACCTTTTTTCGCCAAGCACAAGCCTCGGCAGGCAGGCCGTCGCGTCGGCGACACTGGCGCCCTCCATGGACAATACCTTGTATGACGATGCCGAAGGCGACGCGAGCAATGGTGGGGGCAGCGCGATGTTCGCGGGCCGCAATTCCGCAAGCACCTACTCGGCGCGCCGAGCCTTGCTGGCGTTCGATGTATCGGCGGCGATCCCGACCGGTTCGACCATCGAGAGTGTGACGCTGACCTTGTTCAATGATGCGGCCAATACTTCGCCACAGGTAATCTCCCTCCACCGCATAGACCAAAGCTGGGGCGAAGGCACGACCATCGCGGGGGGCGGGCAGGGGAGCGGCGCGCCAGCCGCGCCGGGCGACGCCACCTGGACCCATCGCCTTTACGGCTCCGATCTCTGGACGACGCCGGGCGGTGATTTTGCCCCAACGGCCAGCACCTTCGCCATTGTCGCGGAGGAGGGCTTTTATTCGTGGCCGTCGACTGCGTCCCTCGTCGCCGATGTGCAGAGCTTCCTCGACAACCCCTCCGGTAATTTCGGATGGATCTTGCTCGGCAACGAGAACGAAGCCAGCAGTTCTAAACGGTTTGCCACGCGCGAGGCCGCCGACCCGGCGCTGCGCCCGATCCTGACCATTGAATTCGTTCCTGAACCTTCCTGCGTCGGATGGTTGTTCGTCCTTTTGTTGGTGCGGTCGCGACGACCGCAAAGGCGACTCATTCGGAGGAATGCATCATGTCCCCTCAACTCCCCTGTCACTCGGTCTTCTCACGTTGGCTCTGGGTAG